In Trichoderma breve strain T069 chromosome 4, whole genome shotgun sequence, the following proteins share a genomic window:
- a CDS encoding calreticulin family domain-containing protein, translated as MKFNKVAAAAALLAGVAYAEDVEESKAVPEIPTFTPTTIKADFLEQFTDDWESRWKPSHAKKDTSGSDKAEEEEEWAYVGEWAVEEPYQYKGIEGDKGLVIKNAAAHHAISAKFPKKIDNKGKTLVVQYEVKLQKGLDCGGAYMKLLRDNKALHQDEFSNTTPYVIMFGPDKCGHNNRVHFIVNHKNPKTGEYEEKHLNTAPSVNIVKTTELYTLIVHPNNTFSIKQNGVETKAGSLLEDLAPPINPPKEIDDPKDTKPEDWVDEARIADPDAVKPEDWDEDAPFEIVDEEATQPEDWLVDEPSVIPDPEAQKPEDWDDEEDGDWVAPTVPNPKCDDVSGCGPWSKPLIKNPDYKGKWSAPFIDNPAYKGVWAPRKIKNPDYYEDKNPANFEPIGAIGFEIWTMTNDILFDNIYIGHSVEDAEKLAAETFFVKHPIEEALAKADEPKFDDTPKSPSDLKFLDDPVLFIKEKLDLFLTIAQKDPIEAIKFVPEVAGGIAAVVVTLIAIITALVGLGGSSAAPKKPAATSKDKSKDKSEAVASGADKSKGEATKRTTRSQS; from the exons ATGAAGTTCAACAAGGTCGCAGCCGCCGCGGCTCTGCTCGCTGGTGTCGCATATGCcgaggatgttgaagagtCCAAGGCGGTCCCGGAGATTCCCACCTTTACT CCCACCACCATCAAGGCGGACTTCCTGGAGCAGTTCACCGATGACTGGGAGTCCCGATGGAAGCCTTCGCACGCCAAGAAGGACACTAGCGGTTCcgacaaggctgaggaggaagaggaatggGCCTACGTTGGCGAGTGGGCTGTTGAGGAGCCCTACCAGTACAAGGGAATTGAGGGCGACAAGGGTCTTGTCATCAAGAACGCCGCCGCTCACCatgccatctcggccaagttccccaagaagattgacaaCAAGGGCAAGACCCTCGTTGTTCAGTACGAGGTGAAGCTCCAGA AGGGACTGGACTGCGGTGGTGCCTACATGAAGCTCCTGCGAGACAACAAGGCTCTCCACCAGGATGAGTTCAGCAACACCACTCCCTATGTCATCATGTTTGGCCCCGACAAGTGTGGCCACAACAACAGGGTTCACTTCATTGTCAACCACAAGAACCCCAAGACTGGCGAGTACGAGGAGAAGCACCTCAACACTGCTCCTTCCGTCAACATCGTCAAGACCACCGAGCTTTACACTCTCATTGTTCACCCCAACAACACCTTCTCCATTAAGCAGAATGGTGTTGAGACCAAGGCTGGTAGCCTTCTCGAGGACCTGGCCCCTCCCATCAACCCTCCTAAGGAGATTGATGACCCCAAGGACACTAAGCCCGAGGATTGGGTTGACGAGGCTCGCATTGCTGACCCTGATGCTGTCAAGCCTGAGGACTGGGATGAGGATGCGCCTTTCGAGATTGTTGACGAGGAGGCCACTCAGCCTGAGGACTGGCTTGTCGATGAGCCCTCTGTTATTCCCGACCCCGAGGCTCAGAAGCCCGAGGACtgggatgacgaggaagatggtgacTGGGTTGCCCCCACCGTCCCCAACCCCAAGTGTGACGATGTCTCCGGCTGTGGTCCCTGGTCCAAGCCTTTGATCAAGAACCCTGACTACAAGGGCAAGTGGTCTGCCCCCTTCATCGACAACCCCGCCTACAAGGGTGTCTGGGCTCCTCGCAAGATCAAGAACCCCGACTACTATGAGGACAAGAACCCCGCCAACTTTGAGCCCATTGGAGCT ATTGGTTTCGAGATCTGGACCATGACCAACGACATTCTCTTTGACAACATCTACATTGGTCACTCCgttgaggatgccgagaagctggctgCCGAGACCTTCTTCGTCAAGCACCCCATTGAGGAGGCTCTTGCCAAGGCTGATGAGCCCAAGTTTGACGACACCCCCAAGTCTCCCTCTGACCTCAAGTTCCTTGACGACCCTGTTCTgttcatcaaggagaagcttgacCTCTTCCTCACCATTGCCCAGAAGGACCCCATTGAGGCCATTAAGTTTGTTCCCGAGGTCGCCGGTGGCATTGCCGCTGTTGTTGTCACCCTGATTGCCATTATCACCGCTCTTGTCGGCCTTGGTGGTTCTTCTGCCGCCCCCAAGAAGCCCGCTGCCACCTCCAAGGACAAGTCAAAGGACAAGTCCGAGGCTGTTGCCAGCGGTGCTGACAAGTCCAAGGGAGAGGCTACCAAGCGAACTACCCGCAGCCAGTCGTAA
- a CDS encoding short chain dehydrogenase domain-containing protein: MPMHKGFLPREGLCADVILKLIRRTLLNPNLLLPLLLLARYTKKGQDLSILHPKAARRLRLLFYVAVARGLSGWLSDKVRNNWVSDRYDWSKEIVLITGGAAGIGASIVKLLDELKVRVVVLDVQRMTYTASSRVHHFYCDIRSPANVAAVAEKVIGQIGHPTVVINNAGVVRGKTILDATPEDVRFTFDVNALAPFWVTKAFLPHMVAQNHGMVVTVTSFASWVTVPNLVDYAASKAAAMSFHEGLSAELKTRYNAPKVRTVVVHPGASKTALFTGFNQGAPFLLPSQEPDSIAEAVVKQILSGRSGQVIMPEAGGMLPALRVYPDWHSFRVRSRGQRSMLNYNGRQVIEDPAAPFEANDSTVLVPTA, from the exons ATGCCGATGCATAAGGGCTTCTTACCGCGTGAAGGTCTGTGCGCCGACGTGATTCTCAAGCTCATTCGCAGAACACTTCTGAATCCGAACCTCCtgctgcctctgcttctgcttgcccGCTACACCAAGAAGGGCCAAGACCTCTCGATCCTGCATCCCAAGGCAGCTCGGAGGCTTAGGCTGCTCTTCTACGTTGCCGTGGCTCGTGGGCTCAGCGGTTGGCTCTCAGACAAAGTCCGCAACAACTGGGTCAGCGACAGGTATGACTGGTCCAAGGAGATTGTGCTCATCACGGGCGGCGCGGCAGGAATCGGCGCCTCGAtagtgaagctgctggacgagctcaaggtcagggtggtggtgctggatGTCCAGCGAATGACATATACGGCCT CCTCCAGAGTCCACCACTTCTACTGCGACATTAGGTCGCCAGCAAACGTGGCCGCCGTCGCCGAAAAGGTAATCGGCCAAATCGGGCATCCCACGGTTGTAATCAACAATGCCGGCGTCGTCCGCGGAAAGACCATTCTAGATGCCACGCCCGAGGATGTGAGGTTCACGTTTGACGTCAACGCCTTGGCCCCTTTCTGGGTGACCAAGGCCTTCCTGCCGCACATGGTAGCTCAGAACCACGGCATGGTCGTGACGGTGACATCCTTTGCCTCATGGGTCACGGTCCCCAACCTGGTAGACTACGCCGCGTCCAAGGCTGCAGCCATGTCGTTCCATGAAGGGCTTTCAGCTGAGCTCAAGACTCGATACAACGCCCCCAAAGTCCGCACCGTGGTGGTCCATCCTGGAGCGTCCAAGACGGCGCTGTTCACCGGTTTCAACCAGGGTGCGCCCTTCCTGCTGCCGTCACAAGAGCCCGACTCCATTGCCGAGGCAGTCGTGAAGCAAATCCTCAGCGGGCGGAGCGGTCAGGTCATCATGCCAGAAGCTGGAGGGATGCTCCCCGCCTTGCGAGTATACCCGGATTGGCATTCGTTCCGGGTTCGAAGCAGAGGCCAGAGATCCATGCTGAACTATAACGGACGACAGGTCATTGAGGATCCAGCTGCACCCTTTGAGGCCAACGACAGCACAGTGCTCGTCCCCACGGCATGA
- a CDS encoding indigoidine synthase A like protein domain-containing protein, which yields MKTSRLSLLLRQSTSAHLRLQSAHRLQRRSLSAAAGSNAIRDLLKVSPEVSDAIANNKPVVALESTIYTHGALGKDLAREHEDLVRSTGGIPAIIAIVDGVPKVGVSTDEIVRMIEEEGTSKASRRDIAYLVGMGLAGRKMHGGTTIAGTMLLARLAGIRVFGTGGLGGVHRGGENSLDISADLTELGRTRVAVISSGCKGFLDIPRTLEYLETQGALVSTFADGRTGKIDFPAFWARDSGVKSPSVVYTEKEAAAIILAQEKLGIESGMLFANPIPEEFGVPSQEMQDHIELAVAEANEKGFTGSANTPYVLQRLKELTGERAVIANKQLVRSNIVRATNIAVELSRLLSKGTSSSSSDHNVAFASKTENKPLAPLRADSKADILVAGSVAVDLSCDYSSLKGGDGQPQPHTSNPASITQSIGGVGHNVALAAHRASRQAQVKFSSMVGDDIAGATVLSALEASGLDSTYVKKIDQTEHPGSRTAQYVAINDSSKNLVMAMADMGIFTQHLFPEDWKSTIKATDPKWLVVDGNWSPKGIRSWIHSANEHGSKVAFEPVSVEKSKSLFGPQRGVPTLGVYPNQSVDLSSPNIYELSAMYSAAKDNGYLDSPDWFEVIDSFGMRGARDRFVRLTSVELTDAGVPVQSIQLLPYIPTLITKLGSKGVLLTTILGKDDPRLRDRESDEYILTRSFDGNPAIGGIYMRLFPPVEHVENIVSVNGVGDTFLGVMVSGLAQGGRVDKLVDVAQRGAVYTLKCAESVSKDVSKLESELEIVALMK from the exons ATGAAGACTTCACGGCTCTCCCTCCTTCTAAGGCAATCTACATCAGCCCATCTGCGGCTGCAGTCAGCTCACCGTCTGCAGCGACGCAGTCTGAGCGCCGCCGCAGGCTCAAATGCTATCCGTGACCTCCTCAAGGTGTCCCCGGAGGTGTCCGATGCTATTGCAAACAACAAGCCCGTTGTTGCTCTGGAGTCGACCATTTACACCCATGGAGCCCTAGGAAAGGATCTGGCACGGGAGCATGAGGACCTGGTGCGCAGCACTGGCGGCATCCCGGCTATCATCGCCATTGTAGATGGCGTGCCGAAAGTGGGTGTTTCGACAGATGAGATTGTCCGGAtgattgaggaggagggcacGTCCAAGGCTTCACGAAGAGACATTGCCTACTTGGTTGGCATG GGCCTCGCAGGACGCAAGATGCACGGCGGTACAACAATCGCCGGCACCATGCTCTTGGCTCGACTAGCCGGTATCCGAGTCTTTGGAACCGGTGGTCTTGGTGGTGTCCACCGCGGCGGTGAAAACTCGTTGGACATCTCTGCCGACCTTACGGAGCTGGGAAGGACACGAGTTGCCGTCATCAGCAGCGGCTGCAAGGGTTTCTTGGATATCCCCCGCACATTGGAATATCTCGAGACTCAGGGAGCCCTGGTATCGACCTTTGCTGATGGACGCACCGGTAAGATTGATTTCCCAGCTTTCTGGGCAAGGGACAGTGGCGTCAAGAGCCCGTCCGTCGTCTACACCGAAAAGgaggccgccgccatcattCTGGCTCAGGAAAAGCTCGGTATCGAGTCCGGCATGCTCTTTGCCAATCCCATCCCCGAGGAGTTTGGCGTTCCCTCACAGGAGATGCAGGATCACATTGAGCTGGCCGTAGCGGAGGCGAACGAAAAGGGCTTCACGGGCAGCGCCAACACCCCCTACGTTCTGCAGAGGCTAAAGGAGCTCACCGGCGAAAGGGCAGTCATTGCCAACAAACAACTGGTCCGTTCCAACATTGTTAGAGCGACCAACATCGCGGTGGAGCTGTCGCGCTTGCTGAGCAAGGGAACGAGCTC AAGTTCATCAGATCATAATGTGGCGTTTGCATCAAAGACCGAGAATAAACCTTTGGCTCCGCTGAGAGCAGATTCTAAAGCTGATATCCTTGTCGCTGGGTCGGTTGCTGTCGACCTTAGCTGTGATTATTCCAGTCTCAAGGGTGGCGATGGCCAGCCTCAACCCCATACGTCTAATCCTGCCAGCATAACCCAATCGATCGGCGGTGTGGGACACAATGTTGCCCTAGCTGCCCATCGAGCAAGCAGACAGGCTCAAGTCAAGTTTAGTAGCATGGTGGGCGATGACAT TGCGGGTGCAACAGTTCTCTCAGCTTTGGAAGCCTCAGGACTCGATTCCACATATGTCAAGAAAATTGACCAGACGGAGCATCCTGGAAGTCGAACCGCTCAGTACGTCGCCATCAACGACAGCAGCAAGAAcctcgtcatggccatggcagacATGGGTATTTTCACGCAACACTTGTTCCCCGAAGACTGGAAATCAACCATCAAGGCGACAGATCCCAAGTGGTTAGTTGTGGATGGCAACTGGAGTCCCAAGGGCATAAGATCATGGATTCATTCGGCCAATGAGCACGGAAGCAAGGTCGCCTTCGAACCGGTCTCGGTTGAAAAATCCAAGAGCCTCTTTGGCCCCCAACGCGGAGTGCCAACACTCGGCGTCTACCCTAACCAAAGCGTCGACCTCTCTTCGCCCAACATCTACGAGCTCTCGGCCATGTACTCTGCCGCCAAGGATAACGGCTATCTAGACAGTCCGGACTGGTTCGAGGTTATCGATTCCTTTGGCATGCGTGGAGCCAGAGACCGGTTCGTCCGTCTCACATCAGTGGAGTTGACGGATGCCGGTGTACCTGTGCAGTCTATCCAATTACTTCCCTACATCCCGACATTAATCACAAAGCTCGGATCCAAGGGCGTCCTTCTGACCACCATTCTTGGGAAAGACGACCCTCGGCTTCGGGACCGAGAGAGTGACGAATACATCCTAACTCGATCATTTGATGGGAACCCTGCGATTGGCGGTATCTACATGCGGCTATTCCCTCCAGTCGAACATGTGGAAAATATAGTTTCCGTGAATGGCGTTGGAGATACGTTCCTTGGCGTCATGGTGTCGGGCCTTGCTCAGGGAGGAAGAGTGGACAAGCTGGTGGATGTTGCTCAGAGAGGAGCGGTGTACACGCTGAAGTGCGCAGAGTCTGTGAGCAAAGACGTTTCAAAATTGGAGAGCGAACTGGAAATAGTTGCATTGATGAAATAG
- a CDS encoding FAD binding domain-containing protein: protein MAPGVVSPSRSSTSRTNSPNQMEEETPQPGPSNQEMPIDEEDATDPLALLRSLPEPPTTCQVCVVGAGPAGLMLAANLARFGIDVEVVDDRADQTPVGRADGLQPKSIETFRQMRLADPLLQRGVRVFDISFWRSTADAPLHRLGREVHYPPVIDVLDPYILLVHQGMVEGLFVDDLRKRGKEVRRNTAFESHYVPKSGPVQVRCYANVNQDKKTILTDYLVGCDGAHSKVRKNMSNVEAVGMSRPDIWGVLDGELITNFPDIWSKTLVYSEEHGSILIVPRERNMTRFYIELKASARADRRELGQKFVMQQARKIMAPFELDWKYIEWFGRYQVGQRVASRFTDVKTRVFLAGDASHTHSPKSAQGMNTSMHDSWNLAWKLNLACRGLAKPNLLESYEVERRKIALDLVNFDYEHANRIAGGDAVAMAENFRANVRFISGIGADYSESALNITRPEDNSAILGGARPGCLLPPAKVSRYIDSNPVDIQLDIPMLGQFRIYLLMWDVIQARPFLETLCRTMATPKSLVSQLSAAASASYAKQPRLPAPEDVYTRPERYTVVSHLFTFALITTMPKSEIEISDLPALLQDSRWTVYIDNVPELDTRGAFCTDKWLGSLGPSEVAIVNVRPDGYVGCVGRWDTNVDEAGEQAAAWLDSYYGGFMEVPKN from the exons ATGGCGCCGGGCGTCGTCAGTCCCTCACGATCGTCAACCTCCAGGACCAACAGTCCAAACCagatggaggaagaaacGCCGCAGCCAGGCCCCTCGAACCAGGAGATGCCCatcgacgaggaggatgccACCGATCCTCTCGCCCTTCTCCGGAGCCTGCCAGAGCCGCCCACCACCTGCCAGGTGTGTGTCGTTGGCGCTGGTCCCGCAGGCCTCATGCTGGCAGCGAATCTCGCCCGTTTCGGCATCGACGTTGAAGTTGTAGATGATAGGGCGGACCAAACGCCTGTTGGCCG AGCCGATGGCCTACAGCCGAAGTCAATTGAGACGTTTCGGCAGATGCGATTGGCTGAtccgctgctgcagcgcgGCGTGAGAGTCTTTGACATCTCCTTTTGGCGCAGTACGGCAGATGCACCTCTGCACCGTCTAGGGCGTGAAGTGCATTACCCTCCCGTCATTGATGTTTTGGACCCTTACATCCTCCTTGTCCACCAGGGCATGGTTGAGGGCCTATTCGTCGACGACCTGAGGAAGCGCGGAAAGGAGGTGCGCCGGAACACGGCCTTTGAGTCTCACTATGTGCCAAAGTCAGGGCCAGTCCAGGTTCGGTGTTACGCCAATGTCAACCAGGACAAGAAGACAATTTTGACCGATTATCTCGTTGGAT GCGATGGAGCACACTCCAAGGTCCGCAAGAACATGTCCAACGTTGAGGCCGTGGGCATGTCCCGCCCAGATATCTGGGGCGTCTTGGACGGCGagctcatcaccaacttcCCTGATATTTGGTCCAAGACTCTTGTCTACTCTGAGGAGCACGGCTCGATCCTCATTGTTCCCCGCGAGCGCAACATGACGCGCTTCTACatcgagctcaaggccagCGCCCGCGCGGACCGCCGTGAGCTTGGCCAAAAGTTTGTCATGCAGCAGGCCCGCAAGATCATGGCGCCCTTTGAGCTGGATTGGAAGTACATTGAGTGGTTTGGGCGATATCAAGTGGGCCAGCGCGTGGCGAGTCGCTTCACGGATGTCAAGACCAGGGTGTTCCTTGCTGGAGATGCTAGTCACACTCACTCTCCCAAGTCCGCCCAGGGCATGAACACATCCATGCACGACTCGTGGAATTTGGCCTGGAAGTTGAACCTGGCATGCCGTGGATTGGCCAAGCCCAATCTTCTCGAAAGCTACGAGGTGGAGCGTCGCAAGATCGCCCTCGATCTCGTCAACTTTGATTACGAGCATGCCAACCGCATTGCCGGTGGAGATGCCGTCGCCATGGCCGAGAACTTTAGGGCCAATGTGCGCTTCATCTCCGGTATTGGCGCCGACTACAGCGAGAGCGCCCTCAACATTACCCGGCCAGAGGACAACTCGGCCATCCTGGGCGGCGCTCGTCCGGGATGTCTCTTGCCCCCGGCCAAGGTATCGCGATACATTGACTCCAACCCAGTGGACATTCAACTCGACATTCCCATGCTGGGCCAGTTCCGTATCTACCTCCTTATGTGGGATGTGATACAGGCCAGGCCCTTCTTGGAGACTCTTTGCCGCACCATGGCGACTCCAAAGTCCCTGGTGAGCCAGCTTTCTGCTGCCGCAAGCGCATCCTACgccaagcagccaagatTGCCGGCTCCGGAAGATGTGTATACGCGACCTGAGAGATACACGGTAGTCAGCCACTTGTTCACATTTGCTTTGATTA CCACCATGCCCAAGTCTGAGATTGAGATATCAGACCTTCCCGCACTGCTGCAGGATAGCCGCTGGACCGTCTATATCGACAACGTCCCCGAGCTAGACACCAGAGGCGCTTTCTGCACAGACAAGTGGCTGGGAAGCCTCGGCCCTAGCGAAGTCGCTATCGTCAACGTCCGTCCCGACGGCTATGTTGGCTGCGTTGGCCGATGGGACACCAACgttgacgaggctggcgagCAGGCGGCCGCGTGGTTGGATTCGTATTATGGCGGATTTATGGAGGTGCCCAAGAATTGA
- a CDS encoding aldehyde dehydrogenase family domain-containing protein, which yields MRRLLSVSASASARGLTAASPRSTIALTKMTSKAQAATAVRRIHATAQQLKPMDALSSTATSFPTTHEQIENVQNTPYFIDNKFVQSTTDKFIDLPDPATNNLVTRVPQMTQAEMKAVIESSEKAFQSWKNTTVLFRQQIMFRYVQLIKDNWDRLAASITLEQGKTFADAKGDVLRGLQVAEAAIGAPELLKGEVLEVSKDMETRTYREPLGVTAAICPFNFPAMIPLWSIPIATITGNTVVIKPSERDPGAAMILVELAEKAGFPPGVVSVIHGAHDTVNFILDEPAIKAVSFVGGNKAGEYIYTRASANGKRVQANLGAKNHAAVLPDCNKNHFINSVVGAAFGAAGQRCMALSTLVMVGETKEWLSEVAEHAQALKVDGGFEEGADLGPVISPQSKERILSIIDSAEKEGATILLDGRGFKSEKYPNGNFIGPTIISNVTPDMTCYKQEIFGPVLVCLNVETIDDAIELINKNEYGNGVAIFTKSGATAETFRKNIEAGQVGINVPIPVPLPMFSFTGNKKSIAGGGANTFYGRPGINFYTQLKTVTALWQSADAVAKKAAVHMPTLQ from the exons ATGCGCCGCCTCCTCTCGGTCAGCGCCTCTGCCAGTGCCCGCGGATTGACTGCCGCTTCCCCTCGGTCTACCATTGCCCTGACCAAGATGACCTCCAAGGCTCAGGCTGCTACAGCCGTCAGGAGAATCCATGCTACAgcccagcagctcaagcCAATGGACGCCCTGTCGTCCACGGCCACCAGCTTCCCCACGACGCACGAGCAGATCGAGAATGTGCAGAACACGCCCTACTTCATCGACAACAAGTTTGTCCAGTCGACGACGGACAAGTTCATCGACCTGCCCGACCCGGCCACCAACAACCTGGTGACCCGCGTGCCGCAGATGACGCAGGCCGAGATGAAGGCCGTCATTGAGAGCTCCGAGAAGGCCTTCCAGTCGTGGAAGAACACCACCGTGCTGTTCCGCCAGCAGATCATGTTCCGCTATGTGCAGCTGATCAAGGACAACTGGGACAGACTGGCCGCCAGCATCACACTCGAGCAGGGCAAGACGTTTGCCGATGCCAAGGGTGATGTGCTTCGTGGTCTGCAGGTCGCcgaggctgccattggcgcccccgagctgctcaagggcGAGGTTCTCGAGGTGTCCAAGGACATGGAGACGAGGACCTACCGTGAGCCTCTGGGCGTCACTGCCGCCATCTGCCCCTTTA ACTTCCCTGCCATGATTCCCCTCTGGTCTATCCCCATTGCCACCATCACCGGAAACACCGTCGTCATCAAGCCCTCAGAACGTGATCCCGGTGCCGCCATGATCCTCGTCGAGCTGGCTGAAAAGGCCGGCTTCCCTCCCGGCGTTGTCAGTGTCATCCACGGCGCCCACGACACCGTCAACTTCATCCTTGACGAgcccgccatcaaggccgtgAGCTTTGTCGGTGGCAACAAGGCCGGCGAGTACATCTACACTCGCGCCTCTGCCAACGGCAAGCGTGTCCAGGCCAACCTGGGAGCCAAGAACCACGCCGCCGTCCTCCCCGACTGCAACAAGAACCACTTCATCAACAGTGTCGTGGGAGCTGcctttggagctgctggtcAGCGCTGCATGGCCCTGAGCACACTGGTCATGGTTGGCGAGACCAAGGAGTGGCTCTCAGAGGTTGCTGAGCACGCACAGGCGCTCAAGGTCGATGGCGGCTTCGAGGAGGGCGCCGATCTGGGCCCTGTAATCTCCCCCCAGAGCAAGGAGCGCATCTTGAGCATCATTGACAGCGCCGAGAAGGAGGGTGCTACAATCCTGCTCGACGGCCGTGGCTTCAAGTCTGAAAAGTACCCCAACGGCAACTTCATCGGAcccaccatcatctccaacgtCACTCCCGACATGACCTGCTACAAGCAGGAGATCTTCGGCCCCGTGCTGGTGTGCCTCAACGTCGAGACCATCGACGACGCCAttgagctcatcaacaagaaCGAGTACGGCAACGGCGTTGCCATCTTCACAAAGTCGGGCGCCACCGCCGAGACGTTCCGCAAGAACATCGAGGCCGGCCAGGTGGGCATCAACGTGCCCATCCCCGTGCCGCTGCCCATGTTCTCCTTCACCGGCAACAAGAAGTCGATTGCCGGAGGCGGTGCCAACACCTTCTACGGCCGACCCGGCATCAACTTTTACACCCAGCTCAAGACGGTGACGGCGTTGTGGCAGAGCGCAGATGCcgtggccaagaaggccgcGGTGCACATGCCCACGCTGCAGTAG
- a CDS encoding GINS complex protein domain-containing protein yields MDIDDILREVDPASHGIPLETRDLQALTRLWVAERSAPELLNWPADGLFERVNSKIKSQIEKIEDMTGDMDPKTNFALIVIQTELERYKFLVRSYLRTRIAKIDKHTLHYLSTEELRQRLSPTELAYATRHQALLHNHYLSSFLSSFPQRLQNLNDTAGNVSMIDSPDLDTAVFVRLLREKDVFGRGTDVDTILPAANGDVLIMRWSSAKALVEDGDAELV; encoded by the exons ATGGATATCGATGATATCCTCCGAGAGGTTGATCCCGCCTCTCATGGCATCCCGCTCGAGACTCGAGACTTGCAGGCCTTGACGCGCCTTTGGGTCGCCGAGAGATCAGCGCCAGAGCTGCTCAA TTGGCCTGCTGATGGCCTGTTTGAGCGAGTCAACTCCAAGATCAAGTCCCAGATTGAAAAGATTGAGGACATGACCGGTGACATGGATCCCAAGACCAACTTTGCTCTCATTGTCATCCAGACTGAGCTTGAACGATACAAGTTTTTAGTACGGAGTTATTTGAGAACACGAATAGCCAAA ATCGATAAACACACTCTCCATTACCTCTCAACCGAAGAATTAAGACAGCGCCTCTCTCCCACCGAACTGGCCTATGCAACGAGACACCAAGCCCTTCTTCATAACCACTACCTCTCGTCCTTCCTCTCGTCTTTTCCACAGCGTCTTCAAAATCTTAACGACACGGCTGGCAATGTCAGTATGATTGATTCCCCGGACCTGGACACTGCAGTTTTCGTTCGTCTGCTACGGGAGAAGGATGTCTTTGGCAGGGGAACGGATGTCGACACTATTCTTCCGGCAGCAAACGGGGATGTACTCATTATGAGGTGGTCCAGCGCCAAGGCTCTTgtcgaagatggcgatgcggAGCTTGTTTGA
- a CDS encoding FMN-dependent dehydrogenase domain-containing protein: MADEDGDGPQPYAAYLRAILQKGLLANELPIVTTNPNSLEEQAKQKMTKAGFDYIKGGAGEAATMDANRLAFRQWKIIPRVLKPTTPRDLSVTIFGQKFDVPILMAPVGVNSLFHPDKEIGVAQACAELRVPFTLSTAAESTFEEIAAAAPESPKWFQLYWPNDEEITASLLKRAKENGFTALVVTLDTWTLAWRPYDLDTANVPFLLGQGDRIGFSDPVFRRKFAEMSDGGTPEENMLQAAMYWIGETYSGTSRSWEDLKILRKHWDGPIVLKGILSVEDAELAVEHGMDGIIVSNHGGRQIDGAIATLDALPEIVDAVGSKITVMMDSGIRTGADVVKALALGAKAVFVGRPVVYGLGINGKEGAEAVLAGLLADLDLTMGFAGVKNIAEIKRSMLRKIQHSGDVKSNL, from the exons ATGGcagacgaagatggcgatggccCCCAGCCTTATGCTGCCTACCTGCGGGCCATTCTCCAAAAGGGCCTGCTGGCCAACGAGCTGCCCATCGTGACAACAAATCCAAACTCGCTCGAAGAGCAGgccaagcagaagatgaCCAAGGCGGGCTTCGATTACATCAAAGGCGGAGCTGGTGAAGCGGCAACAATGGATGCCAATCGCCTTGCTTTCCGCCAGTGGAAGATTATTCCTCGTGTCTTGAAGCCTACGACTCCGCGTGATCTGAGTGTCACCATCTTTGGCCAGAAATTTG ACGTTCCCATTCTCATGGCGCCTGTTGGTGTCAATTCACTATTCCACCCGGACAAAGAGATTGGAGTTGCTCAGGCCTGTGCCGAGTTACGTGTCCCTTTTACCTTGAGCACAGCTGCTGAATCTACGTTTGAAGAAATCGCggctgcagctccagaaTCGCCAAAGTGGTTTCAACTATACTGGCCCAATGACGAAGAGATCACAGCCTCGCTCCTCAAGAGAGCCAAAGAGAATGGCTTCACAGCGCTTGTGGTAACTCTGGATACTTGGACACTTGCTTGGAGGCCATATGACCTTGATACGGCTAATGTTCCCTTCCTCCTCGGTCAAGGAGACCGAATCGGCTTCTCTGATCCTGTCTTTAGGCGCAAGTTTGCCGAGATGAGCGATGGTGGAACTCCCGAAGAAAACATGCTTCAAGCGGCTATGTACTGGATTGGAGAGACTTACTCTGGGACATCTCGTTCTTGGGAGGATCTCAAGATTCTTAGAAAGCACTGGGATGGGCCCATCGTCCTCAAGGGCATTCTCAGTGTCGAAGATGCTGAGCTGGCTGTCGAGCACGGCATGGACGGAATCATTGTCAGCAATCACGGCGGCCGACAAATTGATGGTGCTATAGCAACTTTGGACGCCCTCCCTGAAATCGTTGATGCTGTCGGCAGCAAGATTACCGTCATGATGGACTCTGGCATTCGCACCGGCGCCGACGTTGTcaaggctctggctcttGGTGCCAAGGCCGTCTTTGTTGGGCGACCAGTGGTTTATGGACTAGGTATTAATGGTAAAGAAGGTGCCGAGGCAGTGTTGGCCGGATTACTGGCCGATCTTGACTTAACCATGGGGTTTGCTGGAGTCAAGAACATTGCAGAAATAAAGAGATCGATGCTGCGAAAGATTCAACATTCTGGAGATGTCAAGTCAAATCTTTGA